One window from the genome of Paenibacillus azoreducens encodes:
- a CDS encoding alpha/beta hydrolase family protein, giving the protein MRLFEILLLLTSAGLLAIKMFCKKNNGMPLFIASITGTLLLIIHLIVEGYRIQLLFPYCITIAFLTVSVLALFDKTAAWKMPRFLSITLFSAGTASLLLTGALMYVFPVFQLPEPTGSLKVGTQTFHFVDEGRKEIFGDAPGGKRELMVQVWYPAQNTKGKPLPFISDADKVLKEEPVSKTFGIPTMFVEYMKNISSHSYENAEISGFSPSYPLIILNHGYSSSKIYHTSQAENLASHGYIVASIDHTYSTSATVFPDGRTTTMKTDEDLIGEKQYRNKVGKVWTDDITFTLDQLERINSGEIPSEFNGKIDLGRVGVFGHSFGGAASYDAAYDPRITAGIDLDGSLYLYDKKPLSKPFMFMFSEMGFDLFNKVREHYVYTDEELKEKGVTKEEIEKDIKGAETQVGHLEHVAKNGGQILYIENTEHYNLADLQFLTPLFQQFKLTGKISPARSAAIVNAYTLDFFDKYLKHKGGSLLDAPSGEYPEVKYLTSKFAEERP; this is encoded by the coding sequence ATGAGACTATTTGAGATTCTACTTCTTCTAACCAGTGCAGGTTTATTAGCTATAAAAATGTTCTGTAAAAAGAACAATGGAATGCCGTTATTTATTGCCAGCATAACCGGTACGCTGCTGCTGATCATCCATTTGATAGTAGAAGGCTACAGAATACAGCTTTTGTTCCCTTATTGCATCACCATCGCTTTTCTGACCGTCTCGGTCTTGGCTTTGTTCGATAAAACCGCTGCTTGGAAAATGCCGCGCTTCTTATCTATCACCCTCTTCTCGGCAGGAACGGCGTCGCTGCTCTTAACCGGAGCTCTTATGTATGTTTTTCCGGTATTCCAATTGCCGGAGCCGACAGGCAGCCTTAAAGTAGGCACGCAAACCTTCCACTTCGTCGATGAAGGCAGGAAAGAAATATTCGGCGATGCGCCAGGAGGCAAAAGGGAGCTGATGGTCCAAGTTTGGTATCCGGCACAAAATACGAAGGGGAAGCCGCTGCCTTTTATCTCCGATGCCGACAAGGTTTTAAAGGAAGAACCGGTGTCCAAGACGTTTGGAATCCCAACGATGTTTGTGGAATACATGAAAAACATTTCGAGCCATTCTTACGAAAATGCCGAGATATCCGGCTTCAGCCCGTCTTATCCGTTAATCATTCTGAATCATGGATATAGCTCTTCGAAAATATACCATACATCCCAGGCGGAAAATCTCGCAAGCCACGGCTACATTGTTGCCTCCATCGACCATACTTACAGCACGTCAGCTACCGTATTTCCGGATGGTCGAACAACGACGATGAAAACGGACGAAGATTTGATCGGCGAAAAACAATACCGCAACAAGGTCGGTAAGGTATGGACGGACGATATTACATTCACCTTGGATCAGCTTGAACGGATCAATTCCGGAGAAATTCCAAGCGAATTCAACGGAAAAATCGATCTTGGCCGCGTGGGCGTGTTCGGCCATTCCTTCGGCGGAGCCGCATCATACGACGCGGCCTATGATCCTAGAATCACGGCAGGGATTGATTTGGACGGTTCGCTTTACCTTTACGACAAAAAGCCTTTGTCGAAGCCGTTTATGTTCATGTTTTCTGAAATGGGTTTCGATCTTTTCAATAAAGTCAGAGAACATTATGTCTATACGGACGAAGAGTTGAAGGAGAAGGGAGTCACAAAAGAAGAGATCGAGAAGGACATCAAAGGAGCAGAAACCCAGGTTGGACATCTTGAACATGTGGCTAAAAATGGAGGTCAAATTTTATATATCGAGAATACAGAGCATTACAATTTAGCAGATTTGCAGTTCTTGACCCCGCTTTTCCAACAGTTCAAATTAACCGGCAAAATCAGCCCGGCAAGATCGGCCGCTATCGTAAACGCATATACGCTCGATTTCTTTGACAAATATTTAAAGCACAAAGGCGGAAGCTTGCTTGACGCCCCAAGCGGCGAATACCCCGAGGTGAAATACCTGACCTCGAAGTTTGCCGAGGAAAGACCATAA